Proteins co-encoded in one Prunus persica cultivar Lovell chromosome G6, Prunus_persica_NCBIv2, whole genome shotgun sequence genomic window:
- the LOC109949757 gene encoding uncharacterized protein LOC109949757: MAQLLGLLKTKETKNGKFSLRSERTELKQSNLALQWKGLLGHIDTRFQKLQDEFDSERNSLQTRFQELQDQFDLEQNSPQARYQELEDREKELEEKVFSFHSKMESKAQELHGIERLTEERIKEVDVTEKRLVEVEKLVKEKETKCDLIQKSIEEGTEKLCWVRKSLEERSKELEIKEEEVTGAQGVLNAFREDIELNRRQLNAIRGSVEKEKNVLVLKQEGVKAAGKSLEECHKEIKLKKERLCLIQKVMVQCSNSLQSREKTIREMELKVKDYGLLKKSMEEWSCKLESKERELEGWVEKFELRNKQVESKFEELNLIHNRANEYLNEVEVQVNHFDSLTPKTFGFRSTRTFPWT; the protein is encoded by the exons ATGGCACAACTTTTG GGTCTTTTAAAGACGAAGGAGacgaaaaatggaaaatttagCCTCAGGTCTGAAAGGACAGAGTTGAAGCAGAGCAATCTCGCCCTGCAGTGGAAGGGCCTTTTGGGTCACATTGACACCCGATTCCAAAAGCTCCAGGACGAGTTCGACTCGGAACGTAACTCGCTCCAGACCCGGTTCCAAGAGCTCCAAGACCAGTTTGACTTGGAACAGAACTCGCCACAGGCCCGATACCAGGAGCTTGAGGACCGCGAGAAGGAATTGGAAGAGAAAGTTTTCAGCTTTCACTCGAAAATGGAATCCAAAGCCCAGGAATTACATGGAATTGAGAGATTGACAGAAGAGAGAATAAAAGAGGTTGATGTTACAGAGAAACGACTAGTGGAAGTTGAGAAATTGGTTAAAGAGAAGGAGACGAAGTGTGATTTGATCCAAAAAAGCATCGAAGAGGGCACTGAGAAATTGTGTTGGGTTCGTAAAAGTTTGGAAGAGAGGTCCAAAGAGCTTGAGATTAAGGAGGAGGAAGTGACAGGGGCTCAAGGAGTGTTGAACGCTTTTCGTGAGGATATTGAATTGAACCGGAGGCAACTAAATGCGATTAGGGGGTCTgttgagaaggagaagaacGTGTTGGTTTTGAAACAAGAGGGGGTTAAAGCAGCGGGTAAATCTCTTGAAGAATGtcacaaagaaattaaactgAAAAAGGAGAGACTTTGTCTGATTCAGAAAGTAATGGTGCAATGCTCTAATTCACTCCAATCTAGAGAGAAAACAATCAGGGAAATGGAGTTGAAGGTGAAAGATTATGGTTTGCTTAAGAAATCCATGGAGGAATGGTCCTGTAAACTTGAATCGAAGGAGAGGGAACTTGAAGGATGGGTTGAGAAGTTTGaattaagaaacaaacaagttgAGTCAAAATTTGAGGAACTCAATTTGATTCATAACAGGGCTAATGAATACCTCAATGAGGTTGAGGTGCAAGTAAATCATTTTGATTCACTCACGCCAAAAACATTTGGATTCAGAAGCACTAGAACATTCCCATGGACTTGA